From Paenibacillus sp. GP183, one genomic window encodes:
- a CDS encoding DRTGG domain-containing protein, which yields MIESSPEMTKHGQILRYIESLSIGARLSVRKIAQELEVSEGTAYRAIKEAENLGTVSTKGRTGTIRVEKKEVHPMDKLTFAEVVNIVDGEVLGGTGGLHKTLSKFVIGAMELEDMLRYIEPGDLLIVGNRNKAHLRALGQGSAVLITGGFGTGDEVRRMADDLNLPIISSTYDTYTVATLINRAIDDHLIKKKIILVEDIIRTDTPVVFLRGTNKVREMQQIIEDTKHTRFPVLDDHNKPIGIITTKDLMGAQQDQTIDKLMTGNPLTINAKASVSTAGHMMIWEGIELLPVVNANRKMMGVISRKDVMKAMQIIQKQPQNGETFEDQIWAGFEELRNKDGSLYFRGSISPQMTNYAGMVSEGVLTTLMNRAANRTVKENKKGDLILDSSSNFFLHPVHMDRIIEIIPSVFELSRRFCKIEIEIHSEDILIAKSMITARIINQT from the coding sequence ATGATAGAAAGCTCTCCGGAAATGACCAAACATGGGCAAATTCTGCGTTATATCGAATCGTTAAGTATAGGGGCGCGTTTATCTGTTCGGAAAATTGCCCAAGAGCTGGAAGTGAGTGAAGGAACCGCTTACCGGGCCATTAAAGAAGCGGAAAACTTGGGAACCGTCAGCACAAAAGGGCGAACCGGAACTATACGTGTAGAGAAAAAAGAAGTTCACCCCATGGATAAACTGACGTTCGCGGAGGTTGTCAATATCGTCGATGGAGAAGTGTTGGGCGGTACTGGCGGACTCCATAAAACTCTGAGTAAATTTGTTATTGGCGCTATGGAACTGGAAGATATGCTGCGATATATTGAGCCTGGTGATTTGCTTATCGTGGGGAATCGAAACAAAGCTCATTTACGCGCTCTCGGCCAAGGGTCCGCAGTCTTGATTACAGGCGGCTTTGGTACTGGAGATGAAGTTAGAAGGATGGCAGATGACCTGAACCTGCCAATAATCAGCAGCACCTATGATACCTACACGGTAGCTACACTGATTAACCGCGCCATTGATGATCACTTGATCAAAAAAAAGATCATTCTTGTCGAAGACATCATTCGCACGGATACACCCGTTGTTTTCTTGAGAGGAACGAACAAGGTTCGGGAAATGCAGCAGATCATTGAAGATACGAAGCATACCCGATTTCCGGTTCTCGATGATCACAATAAACCAATCGGGATTATTACAACCAAAGATTTGATGGGTGCGCAGCAGGATCAAACGATTGATAAGTTAATGACCGGGAATCCCCTTACCATAAACGCGAAAGCCTCCGTCTCGACAGCAGGCCATATGATGATTTGGGAAGGTATTGAATTACTTCCGGTAGTGAATGCCAACCGAAAAATGATGGGGGTCATCAGCCGAAAAGATGTAATGAAAGCTATGCAGATCATTCAGAAACAGCCACAAAACGGCGAAACCTTCGAGGACCAGATTTGGGCAGGTTTTGAGGAATTGCGAAACAAGGACGGCAGCTTATACTTCCGAGGTTCCATCTCACCGCAAATGACGAATTATGCAGGTATGGTTTCGGAGGGAGTGCTCACAACCTTAATGAATCGGGCTGCTAATCGTACGGTAAAAGAAAACAAAAAAGGTGATTTGATATTGGACAGCTCTTCCAATTTTTTCTTGCATCCGGTTCACATGGATAGAATTATTGAGATCATACCCAGCGTCTTCGAACTAAGCCGACGTTTTTGCAAAATCGAAATCGAGATTCACAGTGAGGATATTTTAATAGCTAAATCCATGATAACTGCACGAATTATCAATCAAACTTAA
- a CDS encoding Gfo/Idh/MocA family oxidoreductase — protein MLRVAIIGAGTIVGQHIEAIAQIDRLITVAVADVRKERAQEVANRYGVKAYTDYKVMLDKEKVDIAIVALPHFLHKEVSIYCANMKCHILMEKPMALDVEECEEMILSAQRNHIQLMVGLTQHYFKENRKAKELIRQGDMGELVMINDARHQNYFVDTRPEWFFHKSQAGGGILTNLGAHSVDKIQWLLDCRVRKVSAHLSHHGNRGDIEGSGSVYLVTESGIPATIVQSGYEGVPRHETHLIFTKGMLLLETGRGLWISEKGSYKEVPIQETSGPYILQLLDLLDAIDGVRPLECSGEYAKTVNSVIEGIYRSHELGTEVVI, from the coding sequence ATGCTCCGGGTTGCCATCATTGGCGCAGGAACGATCGTCGGCCAACATATCGAAGCGATTGCACAAATAGACCGGTTGATAACCGTAGCAGTTGCCGACGTTAGGAAGGAAAGGGCACAGGAGGTTGCCAATCGCTATGGAGTCAAGGCTTATACCGATTATAAGGTCATGCTGGACAAAGAAAAAGTAGATATAGCCATCGTGGCCTTGCCGCATTTTTTGCACAAGGAAGTGTCCATTTATTGCGCTAACATGAAATGCCACATTCTTATGGAGAAACCGATGGCTCTCGATGTCGAGGAATGTGAAGAAATGATCCTCTCGGCACAACGCAACCATATTCAACTTATGGTAGGGCTAACCCAGCATTATTTCAAAGAGAACCGGAAAGCGAAAGAACTGATCCGGCAGGGCGACATGGGTGAGCTTGTAATGATTAATGACGCACGTCACCAAAATTATTTTGTTGATACGAGACCCGAATGGTTTTTCCACAAAAGTCAGGCCGGCGGCGGTATATTAACCAATCTCGGCGCCCACTCCGTTGATAAAATACAATGGCTGCTGGATTGCCGTGTACGTAAAGTAAGTGCGCACCTATCCCATCATGGCAATCGGGGGGATATTGAAGGAAGCGGCTCTGTTTATTTGGTAACGGAAAGCGGAATTCCTGCCACCATCGTCCAATCCGGATATGAGGGTGTTCCTCGACATGAGACTCACTTGATTTTCACGAAAGGAATGCTCCTACTGGAAACGGGAAGAGGGCTTTGGATCAGCGAAAAGGGAAGCTATAAGGAAGTTCCGATTCAGGAAACTTCGGGTCCTTATATACTGCAGCTGTTGGATTTGCTGGACGCAATCGATGGAGTTCGACCGCTTGAATGCTCAGGCGAGTATGCCAAAACCGTCAACTCGGTAATTGAAGGAATCTATCGTTCACACGAATTGGGGACAGAGGTTGTCATTTAA
- a CDS encoding ABC transporter permease subunit, with amino-acid sequence MPRTGKSAFFKKFRQSKDLLILFLPCLVYYVLFKYLPMFGLVISFKDYNLFKGVWASNWVGLKYYWMFIESPDFIKLISNTFMLGLAKLVFGFPAPIILALLMNEVKNVLFKKFVQTVSYLPHFISNVVVAGMIIMFLSPSLGLAAHFFKMFGIEPINFMVLPQWFRPIYVLSDIWQHMGWESIIYLAALTGIDPLLYEAAEIDGASRWKQLWNVTLPGIAPAMIILLLLNVGHVIEIGFEKVYLLMNPAIYDTADIFSTFVYRMGLTLGNYSFGTAVDLFTGVVSLIFIYSANYFSRKVSETSLW; translated from the coding sequence ATGCCCAGAACTGGAAAAAGCGCGTTTTTTAAAAAGTTTAGACAGAGCAAAGACCTTTTGATTTTATTCCTTCCATGTCTGGTCTATTATGTATTGTTTAAATATTTACCTATGTTTGGACTCGTAATTTCGTTTAAAGATTACAACTTGTTTAAGGGGGTTTGGGCTAGCAATTGGGTGGGTCTCAAATATTATTGGATGTTTATTGAAAGTCCGGATTTCATCAAATTAATCAGTAATACGTTTATGCTCGGGCTCGCCAAATTAGTATTCGGTTTTCCGGCACCTATTATATTGGCGCTCTTGATGAACGAAGTGAAGAATGTTTTATTCAAAAAGTTCGTGCAGACGGTCAGTTATTTACCGCATTTTATTTCCAATGTCGTCGTAGCCGGAATGATCATCATGTTTCTCTCTCCCTCGCTAGGCTTGGCGGCTCATTTCTTCAAAATGTTTGGGATTGAGCCGATTAACTTTATGGTTTTGCCCCAATGGTTCAGGCCGATTTATGTTCTTTCCGATATTTGGCAGCATATGGGCTGGGAGTCGATTATATATTTGGCTGCTTTAACCGGTATCGATCCCCTGCTGTACGAAGCAGCGGAAATCGATGGAGCCAGCCGTTGGAAGCAGCTGTGGAACGTGACCCTACCCGGTATTGCTCCGGCAATGATTATTCTGCTGCTTTTAAATGTCGGTCATGTTATTGAAATCGGCTTTGAGAAGGTATATCTGTTGATGAATCCGGCGATTTATGATACAGCCGACATATTCAGCACTTTTGTGTACCGAATGGGGTTGACTTTAGGGAATTACAGCTTCGGAACCGCAGTCGATCTGTTTACGGGTGTTGTCAGTTTGATTTTCATCTATTCTGCCAATTATTTTAGCCGCAAGGTCAGTGAGACGAGTCTTTGGTAG
- a CDS encoding Gfo/Idh/MocA family oxidoreductase, with protein MSNKIRFAIVGAGVISVYHARAIAHHAEAELVAVSDVEVEKANKLSKDYHIPAVYSNYEEMLQRDDIDVVSVCVPSGLHGEVTIAAAKAGKHILCEKPLEITSEKMTKMIEAARQYHVKLGCVFQRRTMPAALAVQKVISEGKLGKLVLGDAYLKYYRSPEYYKSAGWRGTWEWDGGGALMNQGVHGVDVIQYLMGGVASVFAYSAPLIRDIEVEDTAVAVLKYKNGAFGVIQGTTSVYPNQETRFELHGENGTVVISDSGIQQWKFIDSDEEAPQVGSLATMGSVKSENMDSDGHYIFVNDMIQAVKENREPLVNGEEARKSVELVLAIYESARTGKEVFL; from the coding sequence ATGTCAAATAAAATACGATTTGCCATTGTAGGAGCTGGAGTTATTTCGGTTTATCATGCAAGAGCGATAGCCCACCACGCTGAAGCGGAACTGGTGGCAGTATCCGACGTCGAGGTCGAAAAAGCAAATAAGTTAAGCAAGGATTATCATATTCCGGCTGTATATTCCAACTATGAGGAAATGCTGCAAAGGGACGATATCGATGTGGTATCTGTTTGTGTACCAAGCGGTTTGCATGGCGAGGTGACGATTGCAGCGGCTAAAGCGGGAAAACATATTCTTTGCGAAAAGCCATTGGAGATCACTTCCGAGAAGATGACGAAGATGATAGAAGCGGCGCGTCAATATCATGTAAAGCTTGGCTGTGTATTTCAACGCAGGACAATGCCTGCTGCGCTTGCGGTTCAAAAGGTCATAAGTGAAGGCAAGCTCGGTAAATTGGTGCTCGGTGACGCATACCTCAAGTACTACCGCAGCCCGGAATATTACAAAAGTGCCGGATGGAGAGGTACTTGGGAATGGGACGGGGGAGGTGCTTTGATGAATCAGGGAGTGCACGGAGTAGACGTTATTCAATACCTGATGGGCGGGGTCGCTTCGGTATTCGCTTATTCGGCCCCATTAATTCGGGATATCGAAGTAGAGGACACAGCAGTAGCTGTCTTAAAATATAAAAACGGAGCTTTCGGTGTTATTCAAGGTACGACATCCGTATATCCTAATCAGGAAACTCGGTTTGAGCTGCATGGAGAGAATGGCACCGTTGTGATAAGTGACAGCGGCATTCAGCAATGGAAATTCATCGATTCCGACGAAGAAGCCCCACAGGTAGGCTCGCTTGCCACAATGGGGTCAGTGAAATCGGAGAATATGGACTCTGACGGGCATTACATATTTGTGAACGATATGATTCAAGCCGTAAAGGAAAATAGGGAACCACTCGTTAACGGTGAAGAGGCGAGAAAATCAGTGGAGTTGGTTCTGGCTATTTATGAATCGGCCAGAACCGGAAAAGAAGTATTTTTGTAA
- a CDS encoding site-specific integrase codes for MISGILNVPFAQNDPHDPPPVLLIDTKTKAGSRNIDFPEEIIDGLTKHKQRIDLEKSTNADIYKDYDLVVCSEYGTPTDSSNIRRVLNIIIKNSNVPKIRFHDLRHTHATMLLKENISPKIVSERLGHADVRITLDTYSHVLPSMQKETAQLVGKLLF; via the coding sequence GTGATTTCGGGCATCCTAAATGTACCTTTTGCCCAAAATGATCCCCATGACCCCCCCCCTGTACTTCTTATTGATACAAAAACGAAGGCAGGTTCAAGAAATATAGATTTTCCTGAGGAAATAATTGATGGACTTACAAAACATAAACAAAGAATTGATTTAGAGAAAAGTACAAATGCAGACATATATAAAGACTATGATCTTGTTGTTTGTTCTGAATACGGAACACCCACAGATTCAAGTAACATTCGTAGAGTTTTAAATATCATTATTAAAAATTCAAATGTTCCAAAAATCAGGTTTCACGATTTGCGTCACACACACGCTACTATGCTTTTAAAAGAAAACATTAGTCCTAAAATTGTTTCAGAAAGGTTAGGACATGCCGATGTAAGGATAACCTTAGACACTTACAGTCATGTCTTACCAAGTATGCAAAAAGAAACAGCTCAATTAGTCGGCAAATTATTGTTTTAA
- a CDS encoding Gfo/Idh/MocA family oxidoreductase has product MKQLTIGMIGLDTSHVPAFTKLLNDPEQEFHVPGGKVCVAYPGGSHDFEMSISRMPRFRDELTQDYGVQLVDSPEAVAEQSDVVLLLSVDGRVHLEQLERIAPIGRPVFVDKPFAVNSADAQRMAELAQTHQFPLMSCSALRYAEALTHTLGDQELGKIIGADFYGPLEIQPTQPGFYWYGIHTAEMLYRTLGTGCVKVTVTTNEDYDLAIGVWSDGRVGTIRGNRKGNKSFGGLVHREKGTSFVDNNAYNKPYYAGLLEQVMEMFISGKPNIDIAETLEVIRFLEAANESRTSGRTVLL; this is encoded by the coding sequence ATGAAACAATTGACCATTGGCATGATTGGTCTTGATACGTCGCATGTGCCGGCGTTTACCAAGCTGTTAAACGATCCTGAGCAAGAGTTTCATGTTCCTGGCGGAAAGGTATGCGTCGCATATCCCGGAGGATCACATGATTTTGAAATGAGCATATCCAGAATGCCGCGCTTTCGTGATGAACTGACCCAAGATTATGGCGTACAACTGGTCGACTCGCCCGAAGCGGTTGCCGAGCAGAGCGACGTGGTTTTACTTTTATCTGTGGATGGACGTGTTCATTTGGAGCAGTTGGAACGTATCGCGCCGATTGGGCGTCCGGTTTTCGTCGACAAGCCTTTTGCTGTTAACTCCGCTGATGCCCAGCGCATGGCCGAGCTTGCCCAAACGCATCAATTTCCGTTAATGAGCTGCTCAGCTCTAAGATACGCTGAAGCGTTAACCCATACTTTGGGGGATCAAGAGCTTGGAAAAATTATCGGTGCGGATTTTTACGGCCCATTAGAGATCCAACCTACGCAGCCCGGGTTTTACTGGTATGGTATCCATACTGCGGAAATGCTGTATCGTACGCTTGGAACCGGTTGCGTTAAAGTTACGGTAACCACCAATGAGGATTATGACCTCGCTATCGGTGTTTGGTCGGATGGACGGGTGGGAACGATACGAGGTAACCGCAAAGGAAATAAAAGCTTCGGCGGTTTAGTTCATCGCGAGAAAGGAACGTCATTCGTCGATAACAACGCCTATAATAAGCCTTATTATGCTGGACTTCTCGAGCAAGTCATGGAGATGTTTATAAGCGGTAAGCCCAACATCGATATAGCGGAAACGCTGGAAGTCATACGTTTTCTTGAAGCGGCCAACGAGAGCCGTACGTCGGGAAGAACTGTACTCTTATAA
- a CDS encoding AraC family transcriptional regulator produces the protein MKPILKLKDKTNSLFIRLFASFLIVIIMLVSFNYFSIGFSQNHLRNEVINYNNLNLKNTTENYEKEFELIKNQLLNFYYNENVQSLYLNQSQYNFEISSKVMQDIKQLTLNPLLYLNNVILYNKNTSLVFDKSTISMDRIFFSKFYFNEDFPLSFWQNQFTNKSNFQIYPATSFYEKPFFNDSNTVGIFFPLIVKNNWYHDFYMAAFLDVNKIFHAHHLSINNNFFILDDQGNRLFSSSSDLGISSLPRLDESVNYLKKDKYYYFYKRGSVSGLTYVNVVPDEYVSSQVSLNVSLVSLFVLSVVISIITSFLLSKSFHIPVRKLLDSIQQLKGFVPVQSRINEFNLIGRQINQILEINQDIHEDLSHKNSLLKTYTYISSLKKIRNNVQLNFINKPFVFILFELTYKNRHNDLMDTEQNWFYYIKEFIDLQFTEHSSETLTFQIEEKQILTFFFTDETEKVPVKIILDRMERVFANHQEGFVTIAVSSIYAHSSELTKAYEEALNLIKLRRLGDDTQIIDSSQADSIQATENNPLMLSPQQEHEFYVNLQAGNVTEAVKIVQRGLAQLMKREAVLVQYHKFAKEIINKTTNTMTAMQVDYQKMNILVPVQEQILNCCTFQQISGFLEGFLTNSASMIRDKKEERDYITHFVVEFLKENYAQDISLDLMAEKLNITGGYLSTYFKDKTGTNFIDYLNEVRITKAQEMLLHSNRKIQEVAKRSGYQNMNSFNRMFKKFSGITPSEFRKQDHN, from the coding sequence ATGAAGCCAATCCTAAAGCTTAAAGACAAAACCAACTCGTTATTTATTCGGTTGTTTGCGAGCTTTTTGATCGTGATCATCATGTTAGTGTCTTTCAATTACTTTTCGATCGGTTTCTCGCAAAATCATCTCCGTAACGAAGTCATCAATTATAATAACTTGAATCTGAAAAACACCACAGAGAACTATGAAAAAGAATTCGAGTTGATTAAAAATCAGCTGCTTAATTTTTATTACAACGAAAACGTCCAATCGCTCTATCTCAATCAAAGTCAGTACAATTTTGAGATCTCTTCCAAAGTTATGCAGGACATTAAGCAGTTGACACTAAATCCGCTTTTGTATCTCAATAATGTCATTCTTTACAATAAAAACACCTCGCTTGTATTCGATAAAAGCACGATTAGCATGGACCGAATATTTTTCTCCAAGTTTTATTTCAATGAGGACTTTCCGTTGTCATTCTGGCAAAATCAATTTACCAACAAATCGAATTTCCAGATTTATCCCGCGACATCCTTTTACGAAAAACCGTTTTTCAATGATTCCAACACAGTTGGCATCTTTTTTCCGCTAATTGTAAAAAACAATTGGTACCATGATTTTTACATGGCTGCTTTTCTGGATGTCAATAAAATTTTTCATGCACATCATCTTTCTATCAATAATAACTTTTTTATTTTGGACGACCAGGGAAACCGTTTGTTTTCCTCCTCCAGTGACTTAGGGATTAGCAGTTTACCTCGATTAGATGAATCCGTAAACTATTTAAAAAAGGATAAGTATTACTACTTCTATAAAAGGGGGTCTGTATCCGGTCTAACCTATGTAAACGTTGTGCCCGATGAGTATGTGTCATCACAAGTCAGTTTAAATGTATCCTTGGTGTCTCTATTCGTCCTGTCCGTTGTGATTAGTATCATTACTTCGTTCCTATTAAGCAAAAGCTTTCATATTCCGGTTAGAAAACTTCTTGATTCAATTCAGCAATTGAAGGGCTTCGTCCCTGTGCAAAGCCGTATAAACGAATTCAATTTGATTGGCAGGCAAATAAACCAAATATTAGAAATCAATCAAGACATCCATGAGGATTTAAGCCACAAAAACTCCTTGCTGAAAACTTACACCTACATCAGCAGCTTGAAGAAAATCCGCAACAATGTACAATTGAATTTCATCAACAAGCCTTTTGTGTTTATCCTATTTGAATTAACTTATAAAAACCGTCATAACGACCTTATGGATACGGAACAAAATTGGTTTTATTACATTAAAGAATTCATTGATTTACAATTTACTGAGCATTCTTCGGAGACGCTTACCTTCCAAATTGAAGAGAAACAAATTCTGACTTTTTTCTTTACGGATGAAACGGAAAAAGTGCCGGTTAAGATCATTTTGGACAGGATGGAGCGGGTATTTGCCAATCACCAAGAAGGTTTTGTCACAATCGCGGTCAGTTCAATCTACGCACATTCATCCGAATTGACCAAAGCGTATGAAGAGGCTTTAAACTTGATTAAACTGCGCCGTCTCGGTGACGATACGCAAATTATCGATAGCTCACAAGCAGATAGCATTCAGGCGACTGAAAATAATCCATTGATGCTATCTCCTCAACAGGAGCATGAATTTTATGTCAACCTGCAAGCAGGGAATGTAACGGAAGCTGTAAAGATCGTGCAGCGTGGACTGGCCCAACTAATGAAGAGGGAAGCGGTACTCGTCCAATATCACAAGTTCGCTAAGGAAATCATCAACAAAACCACCAATACCATGACCGCTATGCAGGTAGATTATCAAAAGATGAATATCCTGGTTCCGGTTCAGGAGCAAATCCTTAATTGTTGTACATTCCAGCAAATCTCCGGGTTTTTAGAGGGATTTTTGACTAATTCGGCAAGTATGATTAGAGATAAGAAGGAAGAGCGCGATTATATTACTCATTTTGTTGTAGAATTTTTAAAGGAAAATTACGCCCAAGACATATCTTTGGACTTAATGGCCGAGAAATTAAATATTACAGGCGGTTATTTATCTACTTATTTTAAAGATAAGACAGGCACTAACTTTATTGATTATCTTAATGAGGTTCGGATCACCAAGGCACAGGAAATGCTACTTCATTCCAACCGCAAAATTCAGGAGGTAGCCAAACGCTCCGGGTATCAAAATATGAACTCCTTTAATCGAATGTTCAAAAAGTTCTCGGGCATAACTCCCAGTGAGTTTCGAAAACAAGATCATAATTAG
- the sigK gene encoding RNA polymerase sporulation sigma factor SigK, with the protein MPKRQTYGLSDNMGRQTYGLSYKGGPSRHQNIFTSVCVHNVKKFDNTGEDLEDLISIGTIGLIKAIESFSPNKGTKLATFAARCIENEILMHLRSLKKTRKDVSLHDPIGTDKEGNEITLIDILGTEADDVIDKVQLKIEKSKIYKNLDILDDREKEVVMGRFGLELGGEERTQREIAKELGISRSYVSRIEKRALMKLYHEFYKAKR; encoded by the coding sequence ATGCCAAAGCGGCAAACTTATGGGTTAAGTGACAACATGGGTCGACAAACTTATGGGTTAAGTTACAAAGGTGGCCCATCACGGCACCAAAACATATTTACATCGGTTTGTGTTCACAATGTCAAAAAATTCGACAATACCGGAGAAGATCTGGAGGATTTGATCTCGATCGGGACCATCGGGCTGATCAAAGCGATCGAGTCGTTCTCGCCGAATAAGGGCACCAAATTGGCTACGTTTGCAGCGCGATGTATCGAGAACGAGATCCTGATGCATCTGCGCTCGCTGAAGAAAACGCGAAAAGACGTATCGCTGCATGATCCCATTGGTACGGATAAAGAGGGCAACGAGATTACACTGATCGACATCCTTGGAACAGAAGCTGACGATGTTATAGATAAGGTACAGTTAAAGATTGAGAAATCGAAGATATACAAGAATTTAGATATATTGGATGACCGGGAAAAGGAAGTTGTGATGGGTAGGTTTGGCTTGGAGCTTGGCGGAGAGGAACGCACGCAGCGGGAGATAGCGAAGGAGCTGGGGATTAGCCGCTCGTATGTGTCACGGATTGAGAAGCGGGCGCTGATGAAGCTTTACCATGAGTTTTATAAGGCGAAGAGGTAA
- the aceA gene encoding isocitrate lyase, whose protein sequence is MKSDKQQSIEQLKTSWNSGRFEGITRTYSPEDVLRLRGSLLVEQTLAQCGAKKLWELLHSENYVNSLGALTGNQAVQQAKAGLKAIYLSGWQVAADANLSGHMYPDQSLYPSNSVPSVVKRVNQALQRADQIQHSEGNDQIDFLLPIIADAEAGFGGPLNVFELMKSMIEAGAAAVHFEDQLSSEKKCGHLGGKVLLPTQQAVRNLISARLAADVMGVETVLIARTDANGARLLTSDIDEYDHRFVTGERSPEGFFYVKEGLEQAIARGLAYAPYADMVWCETSEPNLEEARRFAKAIHTQYPGKLLAYNCSPSFNWKKKLSESEIASFQHELGKMGYKFQFVTLAGFHALNHSMFVLANEYKSRGMAAYSEFQQAEFASEALGYEATRHQREVGTGYFDEVTQVISGGTSTTTALAGSTEEDQFSY, encoded by the coding sequence GCAATTGAAAACAAGTTGGAACTCTGGACGGTTTGAAGGTATAACAAGAACGTACTCCCCGGAAGATGTGCTTCGACTGCGCGGGTCGCTGCTTGTGGAACAAACGCTGGCTCAATGCGGTGCCAAAAAGCTTTGGGAGCTTTTGCACTCGGAGAACTATGTGAATTCGCTTGGTGCTTTGACTGGCAATCAAGCTGTACAGCAAGCAAAGGCGGGTTTAAAGGCAATTTATTTAAGTGGATGGCAGGTTGCCGCTGATGCAAACTTATCGGGGCATATGTACCCAGACCAAAGCTTATATCCATCAAACAGTGTTCCTAGTGTTGTAAAACGGGTTAATCAAGCACTGCAGCGTGCTGATCAAATCCAGCATTCGGAAGGCAATGACCAAATTGATTTTCTTCTGCCGATTATAGCTGATGCGGAAGCGGGATTCGGAGGGCCGCTCAATGTGTTTGAATTAATGAAATCGATGATTGAAGCCGGTGCAGCAGCTGTACATTTCGAGGATCAGCTTTCATCGGAAAAGAAATGCGGCCATTTGGGCGGGAAAGTTCTGCTGCCTACCCAACAAGCGGTCCGAAACCTGATTTCGGCAAGACTTGCAGCAGATGTGATGGGCGTTGAAACGGTTTTGATTGCAAGAACAGATGCCAATGGAGCAAGGTTACTTACCAGTGATATTGATGAATATGATCATCGATTTGTTACCGGTGAACGCTCGCCAGAAGGATTCTTTTATGTAAAGGAAGGACTGGAACAAGCTATTGCACGTGGTCTTGCTTACGCTCCATACGCCGACATGGTGTGGTGCGAGACATCTGAACCTAATCTTGAAGAAGCTAGAAGATTTGCAAAAGCGATTCATACTCAATATCCGGGGAAATTACTTGCTTACAATTGTTCGCCCTCATTTAATTGGAAGAAAAAGCTGAGTGAAAGTGAGATTGCTTCTTTTCAACATGAGCTAGGCAAAATGGGTTACAAATTTCAATTTGTTACTCTAGCCGGGTTCCATGCTTTAAACCACAGTATGTTCGTACTCGCAAACGAGTATAAGAGCCGCGGAATGGCTGCTTATTCTGAGTTTCAACAGGCGGAGTTTGCGAGTGAGGCGTTGGGATATGAAGCTACACGCCATCAGCGCGAGGTAGGCACTGGTTATTTTGACGAGGTGACGCAAGTGATATCCGGAGGTACCTCTACAACAACAGCATTGGCAGGCTCTACTGAAGAAGATCAGTTTTCGTACTGA
- a CDS encoding glucosamine-6-phosphate deaminase has translation MKNPIHTATVDQLNIKVYADRPSLGNAAAEQVAIKIKEMLAQKGELRMVFAAAPSQNEFLEALVQTAGIDWSKITALHMDEYIGLPADASQSFGAYLRQHLFDKVTFGKVHFIDSTNEIEAECVRYTGLLREKPIDIVCLGIGENGHIAFNDPPVADFQDKAWVKPVELDRACRLQQVNDGCFPTLDDVPTHAITLTIPALMSGRLLFCMVPGISKRHAVRKTLNEPISTSCPSSVLREHPACILFTDKDSYKLEVDERGAAYGPSPKKRTRH, from the coding sequence ATGAAAAATCCCATCCACACTGCCACTGTCGACCAATTGAACATAAAGGTCTATGCTGACCGCCCATCGCTTGGGAATGCTGCTGCTGAACAGGTGGCCATAAAGATTAAGGAAATGCTCGCGCAAAAAGGAGAGCTTCGGATGGTTTTTGCGGCGGCTCCTTCGCAGAATGAGTTTCTGGAAGCACTTGTTCAAACGGCTGGAATCGATTGGTCCAAAATCACCGCCTTGCATATGGACGAATATATCGGACTTCCGGCGGATGCCTCTCAATCGTTTGGTGCGTATTTGCGCCAACATCTATTTGACAAAGTAACGTTCGGAAAGGTGCATTTCATTGACAGTACCAATGAAATTGAAGCAGAATGCGTACGTTATACCGGATTGTTAAGAGAGAAGCCGATTGATATCGTATGTCTCGGTATAGGTGAAAACGGGCATATTGCCTTTAACGACCCACCGGTCGCCGATTTTCAAGACAAGGCTTGGGTCAAACCGGTGGAGCTGGATAGAGCGTGCCGCTTGCAGCAGGTCAACGATGGCTGTTTTCCAACCTTGGATGACGTTCCAACGCATGCCATCACTTTGACGATTCCTGCATTAATGTCTGGGAGGCTGCTGTTTTGCATGGTGCCTGGCATCTCCAAACGGCATGCGGTGAGGAAAACGTTAAACGAACCGATTTCTACGTCATGTCCATCCTCGGTTTTACGTGAACACCCTGCCTGTATCCTGTTTACGGATAAGGATTCCTACAAATTGGAGGTCGACGAAAGGGGAGCCGCGTATGGACCAAGTCCAAAAAAACGAACAAGGCACTGA